One region of Opitutaceae bacterium genomic DNA includes:
- the lpxK gene encoding tetraacyldisaccharide 4'-kinase, giving the protein MSSWLKKKLTSFEAYTIDVIFGRREDTLAMVYAGFLQGLSALFNGVVQARLWLYRQRIFHDQPLGCLVVVVGNLTVGGTGKTPVVEKFARALRDRGRKVAILSRGYRSRRPPIWRRGWNWLTHASAPPPRIVSDGGEVLLGSEDAGDEPYMLARNLPGVVVLVDKDRVKAGTYAIKRFGCDTLVLDDGFQYLPLKGSLNLLLVDKTNPFGNGHLLPRGILREPIKHLRRASYVFLTKSDGRRDLEMESIIKEHNPGADIIECVHRPQYLQRFGANPDSPDFRAPLAMLKGRRIGAFCGIAAPESFEKFLRDLGGEVRFARRFLDHYRFVPEDFVSLFSEAIEKRVEMLVTTEKDAVRIAEDLRCPVPLYYLRLEIEIIRGAADFDEAVGRICFSETTGGGQPRM; this is encoded by the coding sequence ATGTCGTCCTGGCTGAAAAAGAAGCTCACATCGTTCGAAGCGTATACGATCGATGTCATTTTCGGCCGCAGGGAGGATACGCTGGCGATGGTCTACGCCGGATTTCTCCAAGGGCTTTCCGCATTGTTCAATGGAGTGGTTCAGGCCAGGCTGTGGCTGTATCGCCAGCGGATTTTCCATGATCAGCCGCTGGGGTGCCTGGTGGTGGTGGTGGGCAACCTGACGGTGGGAGGGACCGGAAAGACCCCGGTGGTGGAGAAGTTTGCGCGCGCATTGCGCGACCGCGGTCGGAAGGTCGCCATACTTTCGCGCGGATACCGCAGCCGGCGGCCGCCCATCTGGCGTCGTGGATGGAACTGGCTGACGCACGCCTCGGCGCCTCCTCCGCGAATTGTGAGCGATGGGGGTGAGGTGCTGCTCGGCAGCGAGGACGCGGGCGACGAGCCGTACATGCTGGCGCGGAATCTGCCAGGCGTGGTGGTTCTTGTGGACAAGGATCGCGTCAAGGCGGGGACCTATGCGATCAAGCGGTTTGGATGTGACACGCTCGTGCTGGACGACGGGTTTCAGTACCTGCCGCTGAAGGGCAGTCTCAATCTCCTGCTTGTCGACAAGACCAATCCCTTTGGCAACGGTCACCTGCTTCCGCGGGGCATCCTTCGTGAACCGATCAAGCACCTGCGGCGCGCCAGCTATGTTTTTCTGACGAAGTCCGATGGAAGGCGTGATCTCGAGATGGAATCGATCATCAAGGAGCACAATCCCGGCGCGGACATCATTGAATGCGTGCACCGGCCGCAGTACCTGCAGCGTTTCGGAGCGAACCCGGACTCGCCGGACTTCCGTGCTCCGCTTGCAATGTTGAAGGGGCGACGGATTGGAGCGTTCTGCGGGATCGCGGCTCCCGAAAGTTTTGAGAAGTTCCTGCGCGACCTGGGAGGGGAGGTTCGATTTGCCCGGCGCTTTCTGGATCACTACCGGTTTGTTCCCGAGGATTTCGTGTCGCTGTTCAGCGAGGCGATCGAGAAGCGGGTGGAGATGCTTGTAACGACAGAAAAGGACGCGGTGCGCATCGCCGAGGATCTGCGCTGCCCCGTGCCGTTGTATTACCTGAGGCTTGAAATAGAGATCATCCGCGGTGCGGCGGATTTCGATGAGGCGGTTGGCCGAATCTGTTTTTCTGAAACCACGGGTGGCGGTCAGCCCCGGATGTGA
- the speA gene encoding biosynthetic arginine decarboxylase yields MKSKPSSTWTVAQSEELYGFKRWGAGHFGVDSDGFVNIEPCSDGRSIRIMDVVDEAVGMGLKAPVVIRFQDLLRHRVIQLNELFRKAIKEAGYKGDYRGVFPIKVNQLREVVDEIMAAGKDYNYGLEAGSKPELMIVLALHDNNNRLIICNGYKDHDYIRLALLGRKLGKKIILVVEQLSEIDDIIRISAETGVKPMIGFRVKLQTRGEGKWAMSSGDNAKFGLNTAEILFASEKLKAAKLTQSLRLLHFHIGSQVPNIITVKNAVIEASRFYCQLIKMGFPMGYLDVGGGLGIDYDGSRTNFESSMNYSVEEYARDVVHNIKEICLEAGVAVPDIVSESGRAVVAPHSLLVFEVFERINKRESLGKQHQPREKHKVVTDLEVLLKNKQKQGRLERYHNAVQKKEEAISLFNLGYLDLGNRAAAEQLFWRICEQLAKESRDTGYQPEELRDLHQLLADQYVCNFSVFQSLLDHWALGQLFPITPLHRLNEKPTVNAVLVDITCDSDGEISRFVDLQDTKDYLNLHPLDGKPYYLGVFLTGAYQDIMGDLHNLFGRVNEVHVFLESDEPNGYYIEEALAGSRIADVIEGVQYQQEELCRRMKAQIDAATRKDMVKPREGVRLLELYESQMLNKTYLNISQSASSMRRPRK; encoded by the coding sequence TCGGATGGGTTCGTGAATATCGAGCCCTGCTCGGATGGCCGCTCCATCCGCATCATGGACGTGGTTGACGAGGCCGTCGGCATGGGCCTCAAGGCGCCGGTGGTGATCCGCTTCCAGGACCTCCTGCGGCACCGGGTCATCCAGTTGAACGAACTCTTCCGCAAGGCCATAAAGGAAGCCGGCTACAAGGGCGATTATCGCGGAGTCTTTCCCATCAAAGTCAATCAGTTGCGCGAGGTCGTCGACGAAATCATGGCCGCTGGCAAGGATTACAACTACGGTCTCGAAGCCGGTTCGAAACCCGAGCTGATGATCGTGCTGGCCCTCCACGACAACAACAACCGCCTCATCATCTGCAACGGCTACAAGGACCACGACTACATCCGACTTGCCCTTCTGGGGCGGAAGCTGGGCAAGAAGATCATCCTGGTCGTCGAGCAACTTTCCGAAATCGACGACATCATCCGGATATCCGCCGAGACCGGCGTGAAGCCGATGATCGGCTTTCGCGTCAAGCTGCAGACGCGCGGCGAGGGCAAGTGGGCGATGTCCAGCGGCGACAATGCCAAGTTCGGGCTCAACACCGCTGAAATCCTCTTCGCCAGCGAAAAGCTCAAGGCGGCCAAACTCACGCAGTCGCTCCGTCTCCTGCACTTTCACATCGGCTCCCAGGTGCCGAACATCATAACCGTCAAGAATGCGGTGATCGAGGCTTCGCGCTTCTACTGCCAGCTCATCAAGATGGGATTCCCCATGGGCTATCTCGATGTCGGCGGCGGCCTCGGCATCGACTACGACGGCTCACGGACCAACTTCGAAAGCTCGATGAACTATTCCGTCGAGGAGTACGCGCGCGACGTCGTCCACAACATCAAGGAGATCTGCCTCGAGGCCGGTGTCGCGGTGCCCGATATCGTCAGCGAGTCCGGCCGCGCCGTGGTGGCCCCTCACTCGCTCCTGGTTTTCGAGGTCTTCGAACGCATCAACAAGCGCGAATCCCTCGGCAAGCAACACCAGCCCAGGGAAAAGCACAAGGTCGTCACAGACCTCGAGGTCCTTCTCAAGAACAAGCAGAAGCAGGGCCGCCTCGAACGCTACCACAACGCCGTGCAAAAAAAGGAGGAGGCAATCTCCCTCTTCAATCTCGGCTACCTCGATCTCGGCAACCGCGCCGCAGCGGAGCAGCTTTTCTGGCGCATCTGCGAGCAGCTCGCAAAAGAGAGCCGCGACACCGGCTACCAGCCGGAGGAGCTGCGCGATCTGCACCAGCTTCTGGCTGATCAATACGTGTGCAATTTCTCGGTCTTCCAGTCGCTGCTCGACCACTGGGCGCTCGGTCAGCTCTTCCCGATCACCCCGCTCCATCGGCTCAATGAGAAACCGACGGTGAATGCCGTTCTCGTCGACATCACCTGCGATTCCGACGGCGAGATCAGCCGCTTCGTCGACCTCCAGGACACCAAGGACTACCTGAACCTTCACCCGCTGGACGGAAAACCCTACTATCTCGGCGTGTTTCTCACCGGTGCGTACCAGGACATCATGGGCGACCTCCACAACCTTTTCGGTCGCGTCAACGAGGTTCACGTTTTTCTGGAATCCGACGAGCCGAACGGCTACTACATAGAGGAGGCGCTCGCCGGCAGCCGGATCGCGGATGTCATCGAAGGCGTGCAGTACCAGCAGGAGGAGCTCTGCCGGCGAATGAAGGCGCAGATAGACGCCGCGACGCGCAAGGACATGGTGAAGCCCCGCGAAGGCGTGCGGCTGCTCGAACTCTACGAAAGCCAGATGCTGAACAAGACTTATCTCAACATAAGCCAGTCCGCATCATCAATGCGCAGGCCGAGGAAATGA